A genomic region of Elaeis guineensis isolate ETL-2024a chromosome 9, EG11, whole genome shotgun sequence contains the following coding sequences:
- the LOC105051025 gene encoding omega-hydroxypalmitate O-feruloyl transferase, translated as MPQLSKMIAELKERFELSIKQGEPKLVPPAEETEKGLYYLSNLDQNIAVIVQTIYCFKSEDKGNDRAAEVIKEALAKVLVHYYPLAGRLTISPQGKLIVNCTGEGAVFVEAEADCEMEDIGDISMVDPLILGKLVCSIPGAKNILEIPPVVAQVTKFSCGGFILGLAMNHCMFDGLGAMEFVNSWAETARGLPLSVPPFIDRNLLKARNPPVISFPHHEFAEIEDISDASTLYQEEMLYRNFCFDTDKLEHLKRKAMEDGALSKCTTFEALSGYVWKSRTEALKLQSNQKTKLLFAVDGRSRFNPPLPKGYFGNGIVLTNALCNAGELTENPLSFAVGLVQKAVHMVTDEYMRSAIDYFEATRARPSLSSTLLITTWSRLSFHTTDFGWGEPIETGPVALPEKEVTLFLSHGKERKSINVLLGLPTSAMLKFQELMEI; from the exons ATGCCCCAACTATCAAAGATG ATTGCAGAGCTCAAAGAGAGATTTGAACTTAGCATCAAGCAAGGAGAGCCAAAACTGGTCCCCCCAGCAGAGGAAACAGAGAAGGGCCTCTACTACCTCTCTAACCTGGACCAAAACATTGCTGTCATAGTTCAGACTATCTACTGCTTCAAATCAGAGGACAAAGGAAATGACAGAGCAGCTGAAGTCATCAAGGAGGCATTGGCGAAGGTGCTTGTCCATTACTATCCGCTTGCCGGTCGGCTCACAATTAGCCCCCAAGGGAAGCTTATAGTAAATTGCACAGGAGAAGGTGCAGTCTTTGTCGAGGCTGAAGCAGATTGTGAGATGGAAGACATTGGAGACATCTCCATGGTTGACCCCCTGATACTAGGCAAGCTTGTTTGTAGCATTCCTGGTGCTAAAAACATACTGGAGATACCTCCTGTGGTAGCTCAG GTTACCAAGTTCAGCTGTGGAGGGTTCATCCTTGGCCTAGCCATGAATCACTGCATGTTTGATGGGCTTGGTGCCATGGAATTTGTGAACTCATGGGCAGAAACAGCACGGGGCCTGCCATTATCCGTGCCACCATTCATAGACCGGAATCTGCTCAAGGCCAGGAATCCTCCTGTCATCAGCTTCCCCCACCATGAATTTGCTGAGATTGAAGATATCTCTGATGCCAGCACTCTATACCAAGAAGAAATGCTTTACAGAAACTTCTGCTTCGATACCGATAAGCTCGAGCACCTCAAGAGGAAGGCCATGGAAGATGGAGCTCTAAGCAAGTGTACTACTTTTGAAGCACTCTCTGGCTATGTATGGAAATCCCGGACTGAGGCATTGAAGCTCCAATCCAATCAGAAGACTAAACTACTGTTTGCAGTGGATGGGAGGTCAAGGTTCAATCCTCCCCTCCCAAAAGGCTACTTTGGCAATGGAATTGTGCTCACCAATGCTCTTTGCAATGCCGGGGAGCTCACCGAGAACCCGCTCTCATTCGCAGTTGGGCTGGTCCAGAAGGCAGTGCACATGGTCACCGATGAGTACATGAGATCGGCCATAGACTACTTTGAAGCGACTAGAGCTAGGCCTTCTCTGAGTTCTACTCTTTTGATAACTACTTGGTCTAGGTTGTCCTTCCATACTACAGATTTTGGGTGGGGGGAGCCAATTGAGACTGGGCCTGTGGCTCTTCCTGAGAAGGAGGTGACCTTGTTCTTGTCTcatgggaaggagaggaagagcaTAAATGTGCTTCTGGGGCTGCCAACGTCAGCAATGCTAAAATTCCAAGAGCTGATGGAGATATAG
- the LOC105051024 gene encoding uncharacterized protein, whose product MDGGGGEKTQKSGILLLHNALIVTMDPTSRVLRDGALVVDGDRIRALGPSPDLLREFSPLADDVLDLHGRFLLPGFVNTHVHTSQQLGRGIADDVDLMTWLHERIWPYESHMTEEDSYLSTLLCGIELIRSGVTCFAEAGGQHVAGMARAVELLGLRACLVQSIMDSGEGLPANWSVHSTDSCIQSQKELFKKHHNTADGRIRIWFGLRQIMNATDRLLLETRDVAQELNTGIHMHVAEIPYENQLVTSTRGVDHGTATYLEKIGLLRSNLLAAHSVWLNDAEIGFFSNAGVKVSHCPASAMRMLGFAPIKEMLDAGVCVSIGTDGAPSNNRMSMVDEMYLASLINKGREAYIRGTTNPTAVPAETVLKMATVSGAKSVLWDNEIGSLEVGKKADMVIVNPFSWSMVPLHDLISSLVYCMRTENIDSVMCNGQWIMKDQKILNVNEQEVISMAMQASSDLLNRAGITLPKRMNFV is encoded by the exons ATGGACGGCGGCGGCGGAGAGAAGACCCAGAAATCCGGCATCCTTCTCCTCCACAACGCCCTGATCGTCACCATGGACCCCACCTCCCGTGTCCTCCGTGACGGCGCCCTCGTCGTCGACGGCGATCGCATCCGCGCCCTCGGCCCCTCCCCGGACCTCCTCCGCGAATTCTCCCCTCTCGCCGACGACGTCCTCGACCTCCACGGCCGCTTCCTCCTTCCCG GGTTTGTGAATACACACGTGCACACGTCGCAGCAGCTGGGGAGGGGGATCGCCGACGATGTGGATCTGATGACGTGGCTACACGAGCGCATCTGGCCGTACGAGTCGCATATGACCGAGGAGGACTCGTATCTATCCACGCTTCTTTGCGGGATCGAGTTAATTCGCTCCGGA GTGACGTGCTTTGCCGAAGCTGGTGGACAGCATGTTGCCGGGATGGCAAGAGCAGTGGAATTACTGGGTTTACGTGCATGTTTAGTGCAATCAATTATGGATTCGGGCGAGGGCTTACCGGCAAATTGGAGTGTACACTCCACCGACTCTTGTATTCAG TCTCAGAAGGAACTCTTCAAGAAGCATCATAATACAGCAGATGGTCGAATCAGAATATGGTTTGGCTTGAGACAGATCATGAATGCAACTGATCGCTTACTACTTGAAACAAGAGATGTGGCACAAGAACTGAATACAGGCATCCATATG CATGTCGCAGAAATCCCTTATGAAAATCAGCTGGTAACAAGTACAAGAGGAGTTGATCATGGTACAGCAACATACTTGGAGAAAATAGGACTTCTACGGAGCAATTTGTTAGCAGCCCATTCTGTTTGGTTGAATGATGCTGAG ATTGGCTTCTTCTCAAACGCTGGTGTAAAAGTTTCTCATTGCCCTGCATCTGCAATGCGCATGCTTGGATTTGCTCCTATAAAGGAAATGCTTGATGCTGGTGTATGTGTCTCCATCGGTACAGATGGAGCACCATCCAACAATAGGATGAGCATGG TGGATGAGATGTATTTAGCTTCCCTTATTAACAAAGGACGGGAAGCATACATTCGAGGAACAACCAACCCAACTGCTGTTCCTGCTGAAACGGTTTTAAAGATGGCGACTGTAAGCGGAGCAAAATCAGTGCTATGGGACAATGAAATAGGTTCGCTTGAAGTTGGGAAAAAG GCTGACATGGTCATTGTGAATCCTTTTTCATGGTCCATGGTGCCGCTCCATGATCT TATTTCCAGCCTTGTTTACTGTATGCGAACGGAGAATATTGATTCTGTCATGTGCAATGGTCAATGGATTATGAAAGACCAGAAGATCTTGAATGTAAATGAG CAAGAAGTTATTTCAATGGCAATGCAAGCTTCCAGCGACCTTCTGAACCGAGCAGGCATTACACTTCCGAAAAGGATGAACTTTGTGTGA